Below is a genomic region from Pseudazoarcus pumilus.
TGATAGGCGCCGATGCGGTAGTCGAGCGTCGGCGCGAGGCGGCCATCGAAGCGTATTTCCTGGCTCCACTGTCGATGATCCATGTGCGATCCGCCACGCGGTGCGATTGCCAGGTCGATGCCGTCCAGATCCGAGCGCGAATCGAAGCGCCACTGGCGCCAGCCGGTGGTCGCGACCAGGCGAGTGTCGTCGCGCAACAGGATTTCGAACTGCGCGGTGGCGGCCTCGTGGTCCATGCGCCGGCGGTTGCTGCCGTCCTGCGCGACCTCGCGCGACAGCGGGTCGGCCGGCAGCAGCGTATGCCCGAGGGCTGCGGCGCGCGCACGGCTGGCCGCACTGTAGCGGGCCACCGAGTACGCGCAACAATCGTCGTCGAGGCGTTCGCGTTCGACGATCAGGCGAGCGCGCAACGTCGCCGACGGCGTCCACAGCAGTTGTCCGCGCAGGCCGTCGTGTTGTCCGCCGTTGACGTCCTCACCGCTGAATACGTTGCGTACGACGCCCGACCGGCGCTGCGTGTAGGCGGAAAACCGGCCCGCCAGGGTTTCCGGGACGAGCGTGCCACCGACCACCGTCTCGTATGCCTCGTGGCCGTGGGTGCCGCGTTCGAGACGCACGCTGGCCTCGTCCTCCCACTGCGGTGCGCGTGTGCGGATGTGGATGCCGCCCGCGCTGGTGGCCGGCCCGGGTCCGCCGAGTGCCGGCGTGCGGACGATGTCGACCGATTCGATGTCGAGCAGGCGCAGCGGGAACATGCCCTGGCGCGCGAGATGAACTCCGTCGAGGGTCGTGCCGACACTGCCACTCATGCCGTCGTTGAACGAGGTGGTGCCCAGTCCGCGAACGAAGATCCCGGTGTTGCGGTTCTCGGGCCGGGTGGCCTGGATTGATACCGCGCGCTTGCCCAGTGCGTCGGTGGCAGATGCCGGAACGGCATCGACGTCTGCGCCGTCGATGCGCGTCGTCGACAGCGTCGCCGGATCGAGCGTGTCGGCGGGCTGAACGAGCACGGCGGGCAGCTCGGCCTCGGTTGCGCCCACCGGCGTCGTGACGAGGAGTGCGGCAAGGAGCGGGATAGGTCGCGGGTGCATGGGCGTGTTCCGGGTCAGGTTGCGTCGGGGCGCAAGGCGTCGTCTGCCGGCGCGACGGGGAGCCGCAGGCGCGCGGTGGTGCCGACTTCGTCCGTCGGTGCAAGCAGTTCGATGTCGCCACCGTGGCGGCGCGCGATCTCGCGACACAGGTACAGGCCGAGCCCCGCACCCTGACGCTCGAGTCCGCCGTGCGCGCGATAGTACTTTTCGAAGACGCGTTCCCTGTCGTCGGCCGGAATGCCGTGGCCCTGGTCCACTACGTCGAGCACCACCCCGTCGCCCGCGTGGCGCAGGATGACGTCGACCGGCGTGTCCTTGGGCGAGTACTTGAGCGCGTTGTCGACGAGGTTCGACACCACGATGCCGATCAGGTCGGGGTCGACGAAGACCTCGACCGGATCGTCCGGCAATGTGGTTCGCACGCGTCCGTCCGCGACGTCGCCATAGTGCTGCTGCAATGCCGCGCGCAGGTCGTGACGACGCATGTGCATGCGCGAGGGCGAGGCGATGCGGTCCTCGGCGAGCAGGTTCTCGATGAAGCCGACCAGTCGACCGACGCTGCGCCGAATGCGCTCGATGCGCCGCGGACGCTGTGAGTCGGCCTGTTCGTCGGCGAGTCCCTGGGCGGCGGTGTCGATGACGGCCAGCGGTGTGCGCAATTCGTGCGACAGCATCGCGACGAACTGGCGCTGGCCGTGCAGGGCGCGGCGCTCGGCTTCCAGTGCCTCGTGCAGACGCTCCTGTGCCGCCGTGCGTTCGGAGATTTCGCGATGAAGCTGTGCGTTGACCAAGTCGAGCGCCCGCGTACGCTCGACGACGCGGGCTTCGAGCATGCGTTCGGAGGTCTGCGCGGCGCGCAGCGCGGACTGCTGCGCACGCTGACGGGCGCGATCGGCACGCTCGGCGCGACGCGCCAGCGCGAAGTTGAGCAGCACCACATGCACCAGTGCGCCGATGTTCGGCAGATGGTCGGCCAGCGGCACATCGGCAAGACCGAAGCGGCGCGCGGTGATCGACAGCAGCCCCGCGATCAGCGGGAGGAAGGCGATCGCGTACAGGCGCACGCTGCGGTGGTGGAGCAGCGCGTGCAGGCTCGTCAGACCGAATACCAGAATGCTGGCAAGTCCCAGGTAACGGATCAGTCGCGCTGCGTCGAAGCCCGGATCGATGCCCAGAACGGAGATACACACGAAGATCGCAAGCAGGGCGATCATCATCCGCCCTGCGCGGTACAGCATGGGGTAGTAGAGCCGCGTACGGAAGGCGTCGAGCACGAAGCGGATCATCAAGGCCGCGCAGATGGCGTAGGCCGTCATCCAGGTCCTGTCGTAGTACGCTGCGAAGGCCGGTACGAACTGCTCGAGATAACCGCCGATGACGAGCCCGAAGAGCGCGACCGAAAGTATCGCCAGTGCATAGCGCAGGTGCAGCGGATCGCGCAGCCGGTGCCAGAAGATCAGGTTGATTGTCGCGACCAGCAGCATCATGCCCAGATAGAGGCCGTAGCCGGCGTACTCGATCGCGACAAAGTGCGAGATTCTGCCCTGTTCGAGTAGCAGCAGATCGACCGCGACCGGACGTGGCCCGTCGATCTTCATGTAGTACGCGCTTGGCGTCTCGACGTCGGGCTGGAGCGCGAAGGCTGCTCCGCGATAGGCAACGTCGCTGTCATCGCGCTGGCGGTCGCGGTCTTTGATGCGGGCGCGGAACGCGGCGCCGTCGGGTTCGAACAGCGTGATCTGGCGGATATAGGCAGGCAGCACGATCAATGCCCATTCCGGGGCAGCCGAGGCTTCGCGTTGCAGGCACAGGCGCAGCCATACCGGGGCGCCACCGCCCGCGACGATCCCTCCACGCGGTGGCGGCGAGAACGCTGTTTCCGGCAATCGCGCGATATCCTGCACGTCGGCATCCGGCGGAGCCTTTGCAAGCCGCACCGATCGCCCGAAGTCTTTGACGCCGAAGTGGGCCGAGTCATCAAGGATGGTCGGTGCGCAAGCGTGACCGGCCGCCGCGATGGGCGCCCACAGCGCGATACAACAGCAGACAACAGCGGCGACGAGGCAGCGCGGACCGGTCATGATCCGTCCGGAACCGTTGAGGTGCTCACCCTGATTCGGGAAGGCAATGAGTGTCGGGGTGTGCAGGCTGCCTCGGCGAGGTGTCGGCTCATCAATGTCGTCCGGGTGCGCTGTGGCGTGTCACGAAGCCCGTTATGCTAACGTCCGGATCGCTCGGGCGCCGTTTCATGGCGGCAGACCCGGTTCCGGTGATCGCAGCGGGGCAAGCGAGGGGAGAAGGTAGATTGATCGGCACGGGCATTAGCGTTTGCATTGTCGAGGATGACGATGACCTGCGCGAGGAGCTGGAACTTGCGTTGTCGAGCCAGGGTTTTTTGGTACGGGCGTTCCCGGAATCGCGTGACCTGTATGCCGACCTGTTGCGCGAACCGGCCCAGTTGCTGCTGCTCGATCTTGGCCTGCCGGGCGAGGACGGTCATTCCGTTCTGCGACGCCTGAAGGACGCGATGCGCATCGGCGTCGTGATCTGCTCGGCGCGCACCGAGGTCGATGAGCGTGTGCGCAGCATGATGACCGGCGCAGATGCCTTTCTCGTGAAGCCGGTCGACCTCCGCGAACTGGTCGCCACCCTGATCAGCGTGCATCGACGGGTTTCCGGCCATGCCTCGAGCAGCCGCGAACGGCAATGGGTGATCGATGACAATGGCTGGACGCTGCATGCGCCTGATGGCAGCCTCATTCCGCTGACGCCGTCCGAACGTACCGTGATGCAGTCCATGTTCGTGAGCCCCGGCGTTGCCGTGATGCGTGACGACCTCGTCGCTGCGCTCGGTCACAGTTCCGATTATTACCTCGATCACCGCCTCGACATGCTGATCAGCCGTCTGCGACGCAAGGTGCGTGATCTGTGCGGCGAACGTCTGCCCCTGCGTGCCGTGCGCGGCATCGGTTTCGTCTTCCGCCCCTGACCCTCTTTTCCCCAGGATCTGCTGCGGGCGCGCAATGTTGCCATATCCCCCACAACCCCCCGGAGTTATCGACACCCTCGCGTGACCGGATTCACGACGGTGTGAGTTTCGCGATGGTTTCGTGAAACTTCGTGAGGGCGTTCGCCCGTTGTCCTCCCTAGAGTCCGCCACACCCGGTCACGGTGTCGCGGCGGTTTCCTCCTCTCTGCCACGCGCCCCGGGTTCTGACCGCGAGTGTTGATCGGCTTTGTCAGTCTGCCGAACCGGCACAGATTTCGCGGAAAGTTTCAGTGATCTGGGGAGCGGGTGAGAGAGCAATGATCGGAATCGAACTCCTTCAGGGGGCGGCGCGGCGTGAGTCGGGTCGTGGTGTGAATGCGAGATCTGCGGCGCGCCGGCTGCTCGCCGTGCTGCGTGGGCTGATCTTCGTTCCTGGGCTGGTACTCGCCGCCGGAACGGCGATGGCCCAGAACGTCGATCTGGTGCTCAATCACGATCTGACCAGCGCCGCGACCATCAACGCCAGTGACACTGCCGCGTTCACGGTGACGGTCGACAACTCCGATCCTACCCACACCGGCGACGCCAATAACGTCGTCGTCACCTACCAGATCAGCGCCACAGATACCTTGCTTAGCGCGTCACCCTCGCAGGGTTCCTGCTCGCTGCCGCCCGATGCGTCGAACACCTTCACTTGCAATTTCGGAACGATCCCGCATACCACCAACGCCACGCTCGATGTGGTCGTGCGTGCCACCGGTACGGGCGTAGGGAGTTTTCCTTACACCATGACCACGAATGCGGCGGTGGCGACCTCAAGTACGGACACGGAAGCCACGAACAATGACGAGGAGCGTACCGTTACCGTGCAAGAGGGTACGGACGTCGGGATCGTGCTCAACAGTTCGCCTGGGGCGATCGCTTCCGGTGGTATCTGGACGCACGAGATGGTCGTCACCAACCACGGGCCTATCGGTGCGACGAACATCGTTGCTCATCTCGATCTGCCGGCTGGCGCGATTCTCGTTGGTAGTCTGCCGGCGGGATGTTCTGCTGGCGCCCCTGGTGTGGTGTGCCAGATTGCCTCGCTTGCGCTGAGCGGGGTGCAAAACATCGGCCCGATCACGACCCAGATCGCCGCGACGTCAGGCAGCAACCTGAGCGCCACTGCGCTCGTGGATAGCCTCGATCAATACGACGGCAACACCACCAATCAGTCGTCCACGCGTCAGGTCGATGTGAACCCCGGAAGCGACTTGGCCGTCACGCTTGGCCAATCTGGCGGCCCGTTTCTTGAGAACGAACCCTTTGCGCTGACCGCAAATCCCAGCTACACCGGCGAAGTGCCGGACGTGCCCGAGTTGAGCATTTCCGTGGATCCCGGTCTGCAGATCCAGAACCCGGCTGTGTTCAACCAGAATGGCTGGACTTGCAGTGTGAGCGGGCAGTTGGTGAGCTGCTCTGGACTCGATACGAGCGGCATGACGGCCGGTGCCAATCAGCCCCTTGGTGTGGTCACCGTGAATGTCGTGGGCGACACGGCCGGCACGTACTCGGCCAATGAGGCCACGGTCTCCGCCGACTACACCAACAAGCCGGATCCCAACCTGGACAACAACATCGACGGTACCGCGCCTGCCATCGTGGCCGCCGAGCTCAACCTCGGCATCGTCAAGTCGGCTCCGCAGCGTGA
It encodes:
- a CDS encoding ATP-binding protein, producing MTGPRCLVAAVVCCCIALWAPIAAAGHACAPTILDDSAHFGVKDFGRSVRLAKAPPDADVQDIARLPETAFSPPPRGGIVAGGGAPVWLRLCLQREASAAPEWALIVLPAYIRQITLFEPDGAAFRARIKDRDRQRDDSDVAYRGAAFALQPDVETPSAYYMKIDGPRPVAVDLLLLEQGRISHFVAIEYAGYGLYLGMMLLVATINLIFWHRLRDPLHLRYALAILSVALFGLVIGGYLEQFVPAFAAYYDRTWMTAYAICAALMIRFVLDAFRTRLYYPMLYRAGRMMIALLAIFVCISVLGIDPGFDAARLIRYLGLASILVFGLTSLHALLHHRSVRLYAIAFLPLIAGLLSITARRFGLADVPLADHLPNIGALVHVVLLNFALARRAERADRARQRAQQSALRAAQTSERMLEARVVERTRALDLVNAQLHREISERTAAQERLHEALEAERRALHGQRQFVAMLSHELRTPLAVIDTAAQGLADEQADSQRPRRIERIRRSVGRLVGFIENLLAEDRIASPSRMHMRRHDLRAALQQHYGDVADGRVRTTLPDDPVEVFVDPDLIGIVVSNLVDNALKYSPKDTPVDVILRHAGDGVVLDVVDQGHGIPADDRERVFEKYYRAHGGLERQGAGLGLYLCREIARRHGGDIELLAPTDEVGTTARLRLPVAPADDALRPDAT
- a CDS encoding response regulator transcription factor gives rise to the protein MSAHQCRPGALWRVTKPVMLTSGSLGRRFMAADPVPVIAAGQARGEGRLIGTGISVCIVEDDDDLREELELALSSQGFLVRAFPESRDLYADLLREPAQLLLLDLGLPGEDGHSVLRRLKDAMRIGVVICSARTEVDERVRSMMTGADAFLVKPVDLRELVATLISVHRRVSGHASSSRERQWVIDDNGWTLHAPDGSLIPLTPSERTVMQSMFVSPGVAVMRDDLVAALGHSSDYYLDHRLDMLISRLRRKVRDLCGERLPLRAVRGIGFVFRP